One genomic segment of Erysipelotrichaceae bacterium 66202529 includes these proteins:
- the dnaE gene encoding DNA polymerase III subunit alpha: protein MSVHLHVRSCYTLLQSTLTVAKIAAAAKRCGYTAVALTDKHVMHGAMAFYHACKKEQIKPIFGMEVDVLEKDDVYGFVLLAKNDHGYQNLMKLSTWLNTGEETRTLDLDTLAFYAKDCIVITNGDQNQMETLIVKEELDLLRHWLKVCQAQFADFYVAVSRNDSGLMQKKNPVLKQLCKELGIPYTALSRVYFEYAEDEESYKTLCAIDQGVSLQDKMLNYSPRRYFRSPAEMQELYEDAELAMSDHIAAMCNVEMSFPKAVLPKFHNKYGVSSEEFLRSLCQKGLQKRMQFQTISDVYQQRLDYELDVIIRMQYADYFLIVWDFIRFAKTQHIYIGPGRGSAAGSLVAYCLGITHVDPIRYHLLFERFLNPERISMPDIDTDFPDNRRDEVIRYVEELYGKHRVSHIITFNTLAAKQVLRDVGKAMEINPRQIDRLCKLVPNVLKATLDFAYHNEPRFKEIINNGETMGRLYAVARKLEGLPRHASLHAAGIVFSNEDIEQVCPLIDVDEGVCATQFTMEYLEELGLIKMDFLGLRNLTIIDEIVQHINAASDQKLDIMHIPLDDPKTYALIRAVDTVGVFQLESEGMKNLIRKMQPKSFEDIVATIALFRPGPMENIPEYLDRRAHPEKVDYIHPSLQPILQNTYGIMIYQEQIMQVAQTMAGFTLGKADNLRKAISKKKGDELQKMREEFIQGALQKGYTEALAQRVYALIMKFANYGFNRSHSVAYGMIAYQLAYLKANAPLYFFNSLLNSVIGSETKTSEYVFEARKRRIQILLPDVNRSCNQYVIEENALRFPFVGIKGIGSAVSSQIVEERKKKGQFRDFFDFTARMNGNKIGKKTIEILIYAGALDCFKFARASLMASLDDALRYADLVKIEDVDQVLFDFDLVSKPAMTVVKDNAVIRAEKEKEAIGFYLSRHPIADVRSKMGRELPVLVSLPKHKGRYVKFVCLIDRCRQYRTKNGDMMMFVVGSDETGKFDLVCMPNIYRQHADDLVKGTYLYVEGIVDKETSCLVKKLTKIERE, encoded by the coding sequence ATGAGTGTCCACTTACATGTGCGCAGCTGCTATACCCTGCTGCAAAGCACCCTGACGGTAGCGAAAATAGCGGCTGCGGCCAAACGCTGCGGCTATACAGCTGTCGCACTGACGGATAAGCATGTCATGCATGGGGCCATGGCATTTTATCATGCTTGTAAAAAAGAACAGATCAAACCGATCTTCGGAATGGAAGTGGACGTGCTGGAGAAGGATGATGTGTACGGCTTTGTGCTGCTGGCTAAAAATGATCACGGCTACCAGAATCTGATGAAATTATCCACCTGGCTGAATACAGGGGAGGAAACCAGAACCCTGGATTTGGATACCCTTGCCTTTTATGCAAAGGACTGCATCGTGATTACAAACGGAGATCAGAATCAGATGGAGACGCTGATCGTGAAGGAAGAGCTGGATTTATTGCGCCACTGGTTAAAGGTGTGTCAAGCGCAGTTTGCGGATTTTTATGTAGCGGTTTCCCGCAATGATTCCGGCCTGATGCAAAAGAAAAATCCGGTCTTAAAGCAGCTGTGCAAGGAGCTGGGCATTCCCTATACCGCGCTCTCCCGCGTATATTTTGAGTATGCCGAGGATGAGGAAAGCTACAAGACCCTGTGTGCTATTGACCAGGGGGTATCCCTTCAGGATAAGATGCTGAATTACAGTCCGCGTCGTTATTTCCGCAGCCCTGCGGAAATGCAGGAGCTGTATGAGGATGCGGAGCTGGCAATGAGCGATCATATTGCGGCGATGTGCAATGTGGAAATGAGCTTTCCAAAAGCGGTACTGCCGAAATTTCATAATAAATACGGTGTCAGCAGTGAAGAGTTTTTGCGCAGTCTCTGTCAGAAGGGACTGCAGAAGCGTATGCAGTTTCAGACGATTTCCGATGTCTATCAGCAACGACTGGATTACGAGCTGGATGTCATCATCCGTATGCAGTATGCAGATTACTTTCTCATTGTCTGGGACTTTATCCGATTCGCAAAGACACAGCATATTTACATCGGACCGGGCAGGGGAAGTGCTGCCGGTTCTCTGGTTGCCTATTGTCTTGGCATCACACACGTTGATCCGATTCGCTATCATCTGCTGTTTGAACGCTTTTTGAATCCGGAACGTATTTCCATGCCAGATATCGATACCGATTTTCCGGATAACCGCCGTGATGAGGTGATCCGCTATGTGGAGGAGCTGTATGGGAAGCATCGGGTATCCCATATCATCACCTTTAATACGCTGGCTGCCAAGCAGGTGCTGCGGGATGTCGGTAAGGCGATGGAAATCAATCCGCGTCAGATTGACCGGTTGTGCAAGCTGGTACCCAATGTGTTAAAGGCAACCCTTGATTTTGCTTACCACAATGAACCGCGCTTTAAGGAGATTATAAACAATGGGGAAACAATGGGACGGCTGTATGCCGTTGCCAGAAAGCTGGAGGGCTTGCCGCGGCATGCATCGCTGCATGCGGCCGGTATTGTTTTTTCCAATGAGGATATTGAACAGGTATGTCCGCTCATCGATGTGGATGAAGGGGTATGTGCAACACAGTTCACCATGGAATATCTGGAGGAGCTTGGACTGATTAAGATGGATTTTCTCGGTCTGCGCAATCTGACCATCATTGACGAAATCGTTCAGCATATCAATGCGGCCTCCGATCAGAAGCTGGATATTATGCACATACCGCTGGATGATCCTAAAACCTATGCGCTTATTCGTGCTGTGGATACCGTGGGAGTGTTTCAGCTGGAGAGTGAAGGAATGAAAAATCTGATCCGCAAGATGCAGCCAAAAAGCTTTGAGGATATCGTGGCGACGATTGCGCTGTTTCGACCCGGGCCGATGGAAAATATCCCGGAATATCTGGATCGGCGTGCACATCCGGAAAAGGTTGATTATATTCATCCAAGCCTGCAGCCGATTTTACAAAATACATACGGCATTATGATTTATCAGGAGCAGATCATGCAGGTGGCGCAGACGATGGCCGGCTTCACACTCGGAAAGGCGGATAATCTGCGTAAGGCTATCAGTAAGAAAAAAGGCGATGAGCTGCAAAAAATGCGGGAGGAGTTCATTCAGGGGGCTTTACAAAAGGGATATACGGAGGCACTGGCGCAAAGGGTGTATGCATTGATTATGAAATTTGCGAATTACGGCTTTAACCGCTCCCATTCTGTAGCCTATGGTATGATTGCCTATCAGCTTGCCTATCTGAAGGCCAATGCACCGCTGTATTTTTTCAACAGTCTGTTGAACAGTGTCATCGGCTCGGAAACCAAAACGAGTGAATATGTGTTTGAGGCACGCAAGCGCCGCATACAGATTCTGCTTCCGGACGTTAATCGCTCCTGTAATCAGTATGTTATTGAGGAGAATGCTTTGCGCTTCCCGTTTGTCGGTATCAAGGGAATCGGCAGTGCCGTATCGTCACAGATTGTAGAGGAACGGAAAAAGAAAGGACAGTTTCGTGATTTCTTTGATTTTACCGCCCGCATGAATGGGAATAAGATTGGAAAGAAAACGATTGAGATTTTGATATATGCAGGAGCACTTGACTGCTTTAAATTTGCCCGTGCAAGTCTGATGGCATCACTGGATGATGCGCTGCGTTATGCAGATCTGGTGAAAATTGAGGATGTGGATCAGGTGCTGTTCGACTTTGATCTGGTATCCAAGCCGGCAATGACGGTGGTGAAGGACAATGCGGTCATACGTGCAGAAAAGGAAAAGGAAGCAATCGGCTTTTATCTTTCCCGACATCCGATTGCCGATGTGCGAAGCAAAATGGGGAGAGAGCTGCCTGTACTTGTTTCCCTTCCAAAGCATAAGGGACGCTATGTGAAGTTTGTATGTCTAATTGACCGCTGCCGCCAGTATCGCACGAAAAACGGAGATATGATGATGTTTGTGGTCGGCAGTGATGAAACAGGAAAATTCGACCTTGTTTGTATGCCGAATATATACCGCCAGCATGCGGATGATCTTGTGAAGGGGACGTATCTGTATGTAGAGGGAATCGTGGATAAGGAAACAAGCTGCCTGGTGAAAAAGCTGACGAAAATAGAAAGGGAATAA
- a CDS encoding GNAT family N-acetyltransferase, giving the protein MITIQPVEMKDIKELAALEACCFPKEEAADEQALRQRACAFPDSFLVMKRDGAVIGMINGCVSNASVIHDEMYADAALHEPEGRYQTVFGLDVHPDVQHRGYAQMLMHALIERAKQANRAGLVLTCKEQLVSFYEQFGFQNMGVSASVHGGAVWYDMLLKLA; this is encoded by the coding sequence TTGATAACGATACAACCAGTGGAAATGAAGGATATAAAGGAGCTTGCGGCACTGGAGGCCTGCTGCTTTCCAAAGGAGGAGGCTGCAGATGAGCAAGCGCTGCGGCAGCGTGCCTGTGCATTCCCGGATAGCTTTCTGGTGATGAAAAGAGATGGTGCTGTCATCGGTATGATCAATGGCTGTGTAAGCAATGCGAGTGTGATTCATGATGAGATGTATGCGGATGCAGCCCTGCATGAGCCAGAGGGGCGCTATCAGACGGTATTCGGATTGGATGTGCATCCTGATGTTCAGCATCGGGGCTATGCACAAATGCTGATGCATGCATTGATCGAAAGGGCGAAACAGGCAAACCGAGCGGGTCTTGTCCTCACCTGTAAGGAGCAGCTCGTATCCTTCTATGAGCAATTTGGCTTTCAGAATATGGGAGTGAGCGCCTCAGTTCACGGCGGTGCTGTCTGGTATGATATGCTTTTAAAGCTTGCATGA
- the rplU gene encoding 50S ribosomal protein L21: MYAIIETGGKQIRVEEGSTIFVEKLDVQEGEAVVFDKVVAYCNRSLRVGTPYVKGVKVNAKVEKQGKAKKIIVYKYKAKKGSSHRKQGHRQPYTKLTIESIEA; this comes from the coding sequence ATGTACGCAATCATTGAAACAGGCGGAAAACAAATCCGTGTAGAAGAAGGTTCCACAATCTTCGTAGAAAAGCTGGACGTTCAGGAAGGCGAAGCTGTTGTATTTGACAAGGTAGTCGCTTACTGCAACCGTTCCCTTCGTGTTGGTACTCCATATGTAAAGGGAGTTAAGGTCAACGCAAAGGTTGAAAAGCAGGGAAAAGCAAAGAAGATCATCGTCTACAAATACAAGGCTAAAAAAGGTAGCTCACACCGCAAGCAGGGACACCGTCAGCCTTACACAAAACTGACAATCGAATCTATCGAGGCTTAA
- a CDS encoding ribosomal-processing cysteine protease Prp — protein sequence MVRVHVKRHQGNIQEVEIRDHAGYGDAGQDLVCAGVSSIAVGMMNALDEMVPEACDFVLKEAYIKIETILQDETAGILLKGMYYQLSTMQESYADYITINDQEV from the coding sequence ATGGTAAGAGTCCATGTAAAGCGGCATCAGGGTAACATACAGGAAGTGGAAATCAGAGATCATGCAGGCTATGGCGATGCAGGTCAGGATCTGGTATGCGCCGGAGTGAGTTCCATAGCTGTAGGAATGATGAATGCTTTAGATGAGATGGTGCCTGAAGCATGCGACTTCGTTTTGAAGGAAGCATACATCAAAATTGAAACAATTCTGCAGGATGAAACAGCAGGTATCCTGTTAAAGGGAATGTATTATCAGCTGTCAACCATGCAGGAAAGCTATGCAGACTATATTACAATAAACGATCAGGAGGTGTGA
- the rpmA gene encoding 50S ribosomal protein L27 — protein MKFVLDIQLFASKKGVGSTKNGRDSESKRLGAKLADGQFCHAGSIIYRQRGTKIHPGTNVGKGGDDTLFAKVNGVVKYERLGKDKKKVSVYPQA, from the coding sequence ATGAAATTTGTATTAGATATTCAGCTGTTCGCATCCAAAAAGGGTGTTGGTTCTACAAAGAACGGCCGTGACTCTGAATCCAAACGTCTTGGAGCAAAACTGGCTGATGGACAGTTCTGCCATGCAGGAAGTATCATTTACCGTCAGCGTGGTACGAAAATTCACCCGGGAACAAACGTTGGAAAAGGTGGAGACGACACATTATTCGCAAAAGTGAATGGTGTTGTAAAATACGAACGTTTAGGTAAAGACAAGAAAAAAGTGTCCGTTTACCCACAGGCGTAA
- the obgE gene encoding GTPase ObgE: MFIDRVKVHVKAGKGGDGIVAFRREKYVAYGGPSGGDGGAGGDVVFMVDEGKTTLLDLRYNRKMAAEPGGKGKTKKMHGADGADCVIKVPQGTIVKDEKTGRILADLTRKGQKEVIAKGGKGGRGNFHFKSSKNTAPQYSELGAPGEERDIMVELKVLADVGLVGFPSVGKSTLLSVVSKAKPEIAEYHFTTLAPNLGMVQVPDGRSFVMADLPGLIEGASDGKGLGHQFLRHIERCRVIIHVVDMGANDGRDPVEDFRIINDELAHYEYRLMERPQIVLANKMDLDNAQENLKRFKEAYPEVEVFETTTIIAEGLEPVLYRAADLLETTPQFPLYNDDANDDEAEGVLYKFEPEQPAFEVHNMGNGNWELSGEELERSFKMSKLDNEEDFMRFARKMRKMGIDEALRAAGCKDGDVVTICDIQFEFVE; this comes from the coding sequence ATGTTTATTGATCGTGTCAAAGTACATGTGAAGGCTGGAAAGGGCGGCGATGGAATTGTTGCCTTCCGGCGTGAAAAATATGTTGCCTACGGCGGCCCCAGCGGGGGAGACGGCGGAGCTGGCGGCGATGTCGTTTTTATGGTAGACGAAGGAAAGACGACGCTGCTGGATTTGCGCTATAACCGTAAAATGGCGGCAGAACCGGGAGGAAAGGGAAAGACAAAGAAGATGCATGGTGCCGATGGCGCAGACTGCGTGATCAAGGTGCCGCAAGGGACCATCGTTAAGGATGAGAAAACCGGAAGAATTCTGGCAGACCTCACCCGCAAGGGACAAAAGGAAGTCATCGCCAAGGGTGGAAAGGGCGGCCGCGGTAATTTCCACTTCAAATCCAGTAAGAACACAGCACCTCAGTATAGCGAGCTTGGCGCACCGGGAGAAGAACGGGATATCATGGTGGAGCTGAAGGTACTGGCAGATGTCGGTTTGGTCGGTTTTCCATCCGTTGGAAAGTCTACGCTGTTATCCGTTGTTTCCAAGGCAAAGCCGGAAATTGCGGAATATCATTTTACGACGCTGGCACCGAATCTGGGCATGGTACAGGTTCCCGATGGCAGAAGCTTCGTTATGGCGGATTTACCGGGACTGATTGAAGGAGCGAGTGACGGCAAGGGACTGGGACATCAGTTTCTGCGTCATATTGAACGCTGCCGTGTCATCATCCATGTTGTGGACATGGGCGCAAATGACGGACGGGATCCTGTTGAGGACTTTCGAATCATCAATGATGAATTAGCACATTATGAATACCGTCTGATGGAGCGGCCGCAGATCGTTCTTGCGAATAAAATGGATTTGGACAACGCTCAGGAAAATCTGAAGCGCTTTAAGGAGGCCTACCCTGAGGTGGAGGTATTTGAAACTACGACCATCATTGCGGAGGGGCTGGAGCCTGTCTTATATCGTGCTGCCGATTTGCTGGAAACAACACCGCAGTTCCCATTATATAACGATGATGCAAATGATGATGAGGCAGAAGGTGTGCTTTATAAATTTGAGCCGGAGCAGCCTGCCTTTGAGGTGCATAACATGGGGAATGGAAACTGGGAGCTGAGCGGAGAAGAGTTGGAGCGCAGCTTTAAGATGAGTAAGCTGGATAATGAAGAGGACTTCATGCGATTCGCCCGTAAAATGCGGAAGATGGGAATTGATGAGGCACTGCGTGCTGCCGGCTGTAAGGACGGCGATGTGGTTACCATCTGCGATATTCAGTTTGAATTTGTAGAATAA
- a CDS encoding protein kinase, translating into MRLDLLEEIYTLSQTEEKTVLLVKNCLEQKFYIKKIIKDCTDRAIYRQLIQHPHPRIPILYDAAYRGDACILIEEFINGKTLEYVLSERTLGNEDIHHIMRQLLSAVNHLHHLRPPIIHRDIKPGNIMVLDHLEIKLIDFEIAREFKLDKNRDTRVMGSAGYASPEQYGFHQSDCRSDIYALGAVLKTMVQMDVNVEDIDSSFKAIIEKCMQLDPERRYQDISELSEALGYGCATESQRKRFSIHLLFQQLPGFHGDVIGKRLLFLGYYVFCAILASTLTITPPPSLYMLFCQRISFGLCFAVIPAIAINAGNVLELLSFRDYGRKDIRFIKGVILWFLCAFIIISLFVILATILESLL; encoded by the coding sequence ATGCGTCTGGATTTGTTAGAAGAAATATATACGCTGTCCCAAACGGAAGAAAAAACAGTTCTGCTTGTTAAAAACTGTCTTGAACAGAAATTTTACATCAAAAAAATCATAAAGGATTGTACGGATCGGGCAATCTATCGCCAGCTGATCCAGCATCCTCATCCCCGGATTCCTATATTGTATGATGCAGCTTATCGAGGAGATGCATGTATTCTTATAGAAGAATTTATCAATGGGAAAACGTTAGAATATGTTCTGAGTGAGCGCACTCTAGGTAATGAGGATATTCATCATATCATGCGACAGCTACTTTCCGCTGTCAACCATCTACATCATCTGCGGCCGCCTATTATCCATCGTGATATCAAACCGGGAAATATAATGGTGTTGGATCATCTGGAGATTAAATTGATTGATTTTGAAATTGCCCGTGAATTTAAGCTTGACAAAAATCGGGATACCCGTGTTATGGGGAGTGCAGGATATGCTTCTCCGGAGCAGTATGGTTTTCATCAAAGCGACTGCCGCAGTGATATCTATGCACTGGGAGCTGTTTTGAAAACAATGGTGCAAATGGATGTTAATGTGGAAGATATCGATAGTTCGTTTAAAGCAATTATTGAAAAATGTATGCAGTTAGATCCGGAAAGACGATATCAAGATATTTCAGAGCTTTCAGAGGCTCTAGGATATGGCTGTGCGACTGAATCACAGCGAAAGCGGTTTTCGATTCATCTTTTGTTTCAACAACTACCGGGTTTCCATGGCGATGTAATTGGCAAACGGCTGCTGTTCCTTGGGTATTATGTTTTTTGCGCCATCCTTGCCTCCACACTGACCATAACGCCTCCACCATCCTTGTATATGCTGTTTTGTCAGAGAATTTCGTTCGGCTTATGCTTCGCTGTTATTCCTGCAATCGCTATCAATGCAGGAAATGTTTTGGAACTTCTTAGTTTTCGGGATTATGGGCGAAAGGATATCCGCTTCATCAAAGGTGTTATTCTATGGTTTCTCTGTGCATTTATCATCATAAGTCTGTTCGTTATTCTGGCTACAATACTGGAAAGTCTGCTGTAA
- a CDS encoding protein kinase, with translation MRLEVYDDVAMLFHSEEKDILLVQHMIENLFFVKKIVRMKLDLSLYQLLQNHPCEHLANVIDFSCSYEKTILIEEFVNGCTLEYKLSQRKLCIEELIGIMLQLFAVVEHLHALTPPVIHRDIKPDNILIDKGYVVLIDFEIAKLMTTRKDILRTGSVGYAAPEQYYGLSDEQSDIYSMGILLKELCYCTAWQNVEQFVFQDIIRRSTVRQQEKRYLKVSQMRNDFLIECYKCKTLAKYAESIPTKR, from the coding sequence ATGAGATTAGAAGTATATGATGATGTTGCCATGCTGTTTCATAGTGAAGAAAAGGATATTCTGCTCGTACAGCACATGATTGAAAATTTATTCTTTGTTAAGAAAATTGTGCGAATGAAGCTCGATCTTTCTTTGTATCAGCTGCTGCAGAATCATCCGTGTGAACACCTTGCTAATGTAATTGATTTCAGCTGCAGCTATGAGAAAACCATATTGATTGAGGAATTTGTAAATGGCTGTACTCTGGAATATAAGCTCAGTCAAAGAAAACTTTGTATCGAAGAGCTTATTGGTATTATGCTTCAGCTGTTTGCGGTTGTAGAACATCTTCATGCATTGACACCGCCAGTCATTCATCGGGATATTAAGCCTGACAATATTTTGATTGACAAAGGCTATGTTGTTCTGATTGATTTTGAAATCGCCAAATTGATGACAACACGAAAGGATATTCTACGTACAGGGAGTGTTGGTTATGCCGCTCCAGAACAATATTACGGGTTATCAGATGAACAAAGTGATATTTATTCCATGGGAATCTTATTGAAGGAGTTGTGTTATTGTACGGCATGGCAGAATGTTGAACAATTTGTATTTCAGGATATTATACGGAGAAGTACTGTTAGGCAGCAGGAGAAACGCTACTTGAAGGTATCACAGATGCGGAATGATTTTCTGATTGAATGCTATAAATGCAAAACACTTGCAAAGTATGCTGAAAGCATACCAACCAAAAGGTGA
- a CDS encoding DUF4352 domain-containing protein, translated as MKKLKKWQIVLIVILALGVIGALAGGGGDEEKKSESAVEKTAEKEKPKEEEKTYGIKDTLRVGDVEYTVNKIETTDTIGNEYLNQKAQETYLIISITVKNNGDEALTVLDSFFKLKKGDKTYNTDSSSIMYLGDDSIFAKEINPDASLKGKIAFDVTKDTIDDASLQLQVQTGSWGTEKGLINLH; from the coding sequence ATGAAAAAATTAAAGAAATGGCAGATTGTGCTGATTGTGATTCTTGCGCTTGGAGTTATTGGAGCTCTGGCAGGCGGAGGCGGCGACGAAGAAAAAAAGAGCGAGTCGGCAGTTGAAAAAACCGCTGAGAAAGAAAAACCGAAAGAAGAAGAGAAGACATACGGCATCAAGGATACGCTGAGGGTTGGTGATGTAGAATATACCGTTAATAAAATTGAAACAACGGATACCATCGGTAATGAGTATTTGAACCAAAAGGCACAGGAGACTTATCTGATTATCTCTATTACTGTAAAAAATAATGGTGATGAGGCTTTGACTGTGTTAGACAGCTTTTTCAAACTGAAGAAAGGGGATAAGACCTACAATACAGATTCCTCTTCTATAATGTATCTTGGCGATGACAGCATCTTTGCAAAGGAAATCAATCCGGATGCTTCTTTAAAAGGGAAAATCGCTTTCGATGTAACAAAGGATACGATTGATGATGCAAGCCTGCAGTTGCAGGTGCAGACTGGTTCATGGGGTACGGAAAAGGGGCTAATCAATCTGCATTAA
- the xth gene encoding exodeoxyribonuclease III — MRLVSWNVNGIRACMQKGFMDFFNEIDADIFCIQETKMQPGQLEIETPLYHQYMNSAEKKGYSGTMVFSKQEPLHVSYGLGIEEHDHEGRVITCEYEDFYLVCVYTPNSKDGLLRLDYRMEWEDAFRTYLHKLNETKSVLVCGDLNVAHKEIDLKNPKTNRRNAGFTDEERNKMSVLLDSGFIDSYRYLYPEQEEVYSWWSYRFKAREKNAGWRIDYFLVSEDAKDGIREAKIHTDIYGSDHCPVSLEFETKTV, encoded by the coding sequence ATGCGATTGGTATCATGGAATGTAAATGGAATCCGTGCCTGTATGCAAAAAGGGTTTATGGATTTCTTTAATGAAATAGATGCGGATATTTTCTGCATTCAGGAAACAAAAATGCAGCCGGGGCAGCTGGAAATTGAGACGCCGCTTTATCATCAGTATATGAATAGCGCAGAGAAAAAAGGGTATAGTGGAACAATGGTGTTTTCCAAGCAGGAGCCGCTTCATGTCAGCTATGGTCTTGGGATTGAGGAGCACGATCATGAGGGTCGTGTGATTACCTGTGAATATGAAGATTTCTATCTGGTATGCGTCTATACGCCGAATTCAAAGGACGGTCTGCTGCGGCTGGATTACCGTATGGAGTGGGAGGATGCATTTCGTACATATCTGCATAAGCTGAATGAAACAAAAAGCGTTCTTGTATGCGGGGATCTCAATGTAGCGCATAAGGAGATCGATTTAAAAAATCCTAAGACAAATCGCAGAAATGCGGGCTTTACAGATGAGGAGCGCAATAAGATGAGCGTCTTGCTGGATAGCGGGTTTATTGATTCCTACCGGTATTTGTATCCTGAGCAGGAAGAAGTCTATTCCTGGTGGAGCTATCGCTTTAAGGCGCGTGAAAAAAACGCCGGATGGCGGATTGATTATTTTCTTGTTTCCGAGGATGCGAAGGACGGCATACGGGAAGCAAAGATTCATACGGATATATATGGAAGTGATCACTGTCCGGTATCGCTGGAGTTTGAAACAAAGACTGTGTAA
- a CDS encoding MATE family efflux transporter → MQGKQEQDFTKGRISHTILRLALPMTLAQLINVLYNIVDRMYIGRLPHVASHALAGVGITFPIITIVIAFANLAGMGGAPLFSIARGRKDHVYARTIMGNSFTLLLLFGITLPILILLFRHDLLYLFGASDTIYPYADAYISIYLSGSVFVMISLGMNSFINAQGFAKTGMLTVALGALVNIVLDPILIFTLDMGVQGAAVATVLSQLVSAVWVLLFLTKSSPLTLKLSHMRLKLSLVRRILTLGLSGFVMSVTNGLVQIVCNATLQMVGGDLYISVMTIINSLREVITLPVSGITNGSQPVMGYNYGAREYGRVRSCIRFMSIVCVLYMLVMWIVIVLTPSFFIRIFSADSSLLTIGIPAIQVYFFGYFMMAFQFSGQSTFVALNCSGYAIFFSLFRKAIIVVPLTLLLPQVYGLGVYGVFLAEPISNFIGGGICYLTMLLRVGRRLKTKEAASSSA, encoded by the coding sequence ATGCAGGGAAAACAGGAACAGGATTTTACAAAGGGGCGGATATCCCACACCATTCTGCGCCTTGCCCTGCCTATGACGCTTGCGCAGCTGATCAATGTGCTGTACAACATTGTCGATCGGATGTACATCGGGCGGCTGCCGCATGTGGCCTCACACGCACTCGCCGGTGTTGGCATCACCTTTCCCATCATCACGATCGTTATCGCCTTTGCTAATCTAGCCGGGATGGGCGGGGCACCGCTGTTTTCCATTGCGCGGGGAAGAAAGGATCATGTGTATGCCAGAACCATTATGGGCAACAGCTTTACGTTACTGCTGCTGTTTGGCATCACGCTTCCAATTCTCATTCTGCTGTTTCGTCATGATCTACTCTATCTGTTCGGTGCCAGTGATACGATTTATCCGTATGCGGATGCCTATATATCCATCTATCTGTCCGGATCTGTCTTTGTCATGATATCGCTTGGCATGAACAGCTTTATCAATGCACAGGGCTTTGCAAAGACGGGTATGCTGACTGTCGCACTCGGAGCGCTTGTCAATATCGTGCTGGATCCAATCCTTATCTTCACGCTGGATATGGGGGTACAGGGAGCGGCTGTGGCTACCGTGCTTTCCCAGCTCGTATCCGCTGTATGGGTGCTGCTGTTTCTGACAAAGAGCAGTCCGCTGACGCTTAAGCTTTCCCATATGCGTTTAAAGCTGTCTCTGGTACGCCGTATTCTGACGCTTGGCTTGTCCGGCTTCGTCATGTCAGTGACCAATGGACTCGTACAAATCGTCTGCAATGCAACCCTGCAGATGGTGGGAGGCGATTTATATATCAGCGTTATGACGATCATCAATTCCCTGCGGGAGGTCATCACACTTCCGGTCAGCGGCATTACCAATGGCTCTCAGCCGGTTATGGGCTATAATTACGGTGCCAGGGAATACGGGCGGGTGCGCAGCTGTATTCGCTTTATGAGTATCGTCTGTGTGCTGTACATGCTTGTTATGTGGATCGTTATCGTTCTCACACCGTCCTTTTTCATACGGATCTTCAGCGCAGACAGCTCGCTGCTTACAATCGGTATTCCTGCTATACAGGTATATTTTTTCGGCTATTTTATGATGGCCTTCCAGTTCAGCGGACAGTCTACCTTCGTGGCGCTGAATTGCTCAGGCTATGCTATCTTCTTCTCACTGTTTCGCAAGGCGATCATTGTCGTGCCGTTGACACTGCTTTTGCCGCAGGTCTATGGACTGGGGGTATACGGTGTTTTTCTGGCAGAGCCGATTTCCAATTTCATCGGCGGCGGCATTTGTTATCTGACCATGCTGCTGCGTGTGGGACGCAGGCTGAAGACAAAGGAAGCCGCCTCATCGAGTGCGTGA